In the genome of Granulibacter bethesdensis CGDNIH1, one region contains:
- the pabB gene encoding aminodeoxychorismate synthase component I, translating into MSFTQSDRLALERPAMRTLIVDNYDSFTHNILHLFARVTGQEPVIVRNDAGAWDGALWRDLRRQGFDAVVIGPGPGHPGRDGDFGVSADVIRSGAWPLLGICLGHQGIAALAGAEVAAGPEPVHGKVSLVHHTGSGLFAGLPNPFPVGRYHSLIARRPLPQGLEETAWTVPDHLVMGLAARSAPVWGVQFHPESILTPDGERLVANFRDLALAARSHRPVFQPPVAEEPEPMAFPVSEFSHTSRVISLCLPVEIDTEAAFLTLFGASPHAFWLDGALSERSRSRWSYLGEAESALGCDAFHHPEQARDILEALASLVPHRAERTELPVPFRGGYVGWFGYEFAQAVGGPVHRASPTPDALLMRVERLIAVDHQTGQTWLIAPAGDEGWIEQTRQALVQMTAPSPPETGEASSVVFTADRGRNTYLSDVAQCLEWIRQGETYQVCLTNEISCQLQLDPLTLYRIVRRQNAAPYAAYLKWPGGAVLSASPERFLQVDRHGGVETKPIKGTAPRGTTPAHDAALAEALRDNVKERAENTMIVDLLRNDLSRVCIPGSVTVPALCAIETYATVHQLVSTVRGCLRPGEGIAGLIRATFPGGSMTGCPKHRTLDLIDRLEQRPRGIYSGALGWIGDDGAADLSIVIRTIVMQGDRLSIGVGGGIVAQSVPEREHAEMLLKAQAPMRAIVTAATGGWSEERCILKERTR; encoded by the coding sequence TTGAGTTTCACGCAAAGCGACCGTCTGGCACTGGAGCGGCCCGCGATGAGGACGCTCATCGTCGATAATTACGACTCATTTACCCATAATATTCTCCATCTGTTTGCCCGTGTGACCGGGCAGGAACCCGTGATCGTACGCAACGATGCGGGCGCGTGGGATGGTGCGCTGTGGCGTGATCTGCGCCGGCAGGGTTTCGATGCTGTGGTCATCGGGCCGGGGCCGGGCCACCCGGGCCGGGACGGTGATTTCGGCGTTTCCGCGGATGTGATCCGCAGCGGGGCATGGCCTCTGCTGGGTATCTGCCTCGGTCATCAGGGCATCGCCGCCCTTGCCGGGGCGGAAGTGGCAGCCGGGCCGGAGCCGGTGCATGGCAAGGTCTCGTTGGTGCATCATACGGGGAGCGGCCTGTTTGCCGGTCTGCCCAATCCGTTTCCGGTCGGGCGCTACCACTCGCTGATTGCACGCCGCCCGCTGCCACAGGGGTTGGAAGAAACAGCCTGGACCGTTCCGGATCATCTGGTGATGGGGCTTGCCGCCCGCTCAGCACCGGTCTGGGGCGTTCAGTTTCACCCTGAATCTATCCTGACCCCGGATGGGGAGAGACTGGTTGCGAATTTCAGGGATCTGGCGCTGGCGGCACGCTCGCACCGTCCGGTATTTCAGCCGCCTGTGGCGGAGGAGCCGGAACCCATGGCTTTTCCAGTGTCGGAATTTAGCCATACCAGCCGGGTCATCAGCCTGTGCCTGCCAGTAGAAATTGATACCGAGGCTGCGTTTCTGACCTTGTTCGGGGCTTCACCCCATGCCTTCTGGCTTGATGGAGCCTTGAGCGAGCGCAGCCGTTCGCGCTGGTCCTATCTGGGGGAAGCGGAAAGTGCGCTTGGCTGTGATGCATTTCATCACCCAGAGCAGGCGCGGGATATTCTTGAGGCGCTGGCCAGCCTGGTTCCCCATAGGGCGGAGCGAACAGAGCTTCCGGTGCCGTTCCGCGGCGGTTATGTCGGCTGGTTCGGCTATGAATTCGCGCAGGCAGTCGGGGGCCCGGTGCATCGTGCTTCCCCGACACCGGATGCGCTGCTGATGCGGGTGGAGCGACTGATCGCGGTGGATCACCAGACTGGCCAGACCTGGCTGATTGCCCCTGCCGGAGATGAGGGCTGGATCGAACAAACCCGTCAGGCCCTGGTGCAGATGACTGCCCCGTCACCGCCGGAGACAGGAGAGGCCTCGTCTGTTGTTTTCACGGCGGATCGCGGGCGCAACACCTATCTTTCGGATGTCGCGCAGTGTCTGGAATGGATCAGGCAGGGTGAGACCTATCAGGTCTGTCTGACCAATGAGATCAGCTGCCAGCTTCAGCTTGATCCGCTGACCCTGTACCGCATCGTGCGGCGGCAGAATGCGGCCCCTTACGCGGCCTATCTGAAATGGCCCGGCGGAGCGGTGCTGAGTGCTTCCCCCGAGCGGTTTCTGCAAGTGGATCGCCATGGTGGTGTCGAGACCAAACCGATCAAGGGAACAGCCCCCCGCGGCACTACCCCGGCTCATGATGCGGCGCTGGCCGAGGCATTGCGGGACAATGTGAAGGAACGTGCTGAAAACACCATGATTGTGGATTTGCTGCGCAACGACCTTTCCCGCGTCTGTATACCGGGCAGTGTGACGGTACCGGCGCTGTGCGCGATCGAGACTTATGCCACGGTGCATCAACTGGTCAGCACGGTGCGCGGATGTTTGCGACCGGGAGAAGGTATTGCCGGGCTGATCCGGGCGACTTTCCCCGGCGGGTCGATGACCGGTTGTCCGAAACATCGCACGCTCGATCTGATAGACCGTCTGGAGCAGCGCCCGCGTGGGATTTACTCCGGTGCCCTGGGGTGGATCGGTGATGACGGAGCGGCTGATCTCAGCATCGTCATCCGTACTATCGTGATGCAGGGGGATCGCCTGTCTATTGGCGTGGGGGGCGGGATCGTCGCCCAATCCGTGCCGGAGCGAGAACATGCGGAGATGCTGCTGAAGGCGCAGGCACCGATGCGCGCCATCGTCACTGCCGCAACCGGAGGCTGGAGCGAGGAACGCTGTATTCTGAAAGAGCGTACGCGATGA
- a CDS encoding sensor histidine kinase, producing the protein MGLVLLAVAPVFVRAVSIEWSNYRHSSYHAELAALDTVTEYQHSFLRQINGTQEVLKTLSPAVLEFVQHDIACSTLLETVQALKKGSILWLAVFQPGRGNLCDSVTEDQPAPSQSLLDGMIKDKSLPAYEEKNSPQNAPEWHVIIRYALSGQNVGPWLLSDMRLHIAPKFADSHVWLIDKGKGVAGDIENGLPRSVPLLSLHDRQNTVFSDMSRSGEHSAYGYVALTDQTGFLLGLSEGRNHFAAYRVFISRVGEFLLLVLCGLLAVWIATDLSVTRPLRRFTHRVMQWRTMDIEDVSKDLPLPSELRALSDTFDQAVIAVRQRENELTTVHKQQELLMMEIHHRVKNNLQIIASLLNLQSSRIRLPQAKAEFQSARDRVRALATLHRHLYTQGELQAINMRSFLNELCEQLFQAFGEVPGERINLHIEAPEVRMTSDQAVPLALIVTEVVSNAVKYAFPDQRKGSVLVRLTVENDDVCLVIQDDGVGLNTAPVKVEADMRDGLGRQLIKGFSRQLGAALDVSAEGGTRYELRVRLRNHGRRYSASEEADLSVEDDES; encoded by the coding sequence ATGGGGCTTGTTCTGCTCGCTGTTGCTCCTGTTTTTGTACGTGCGGTCTCTATTGAATGGTCGAATTACCGGCATTCTTCTTATCATGCTGAATTAGCCGCTCTGGATACTGTTACCGAATATCAGCACTCTTTTCTTCGCCAGATAAACGGCACGCAGGAGGTTTTGAAAACCTTGTCTCCCGCGGTGCTGGAGTTCGTGCAGCACGATATTGCCTGCTCTACCTTACTTGAGACCGTCCAAGCCTTGAAAAAAGGAAGCATTCTCTGGCTGGCTGTTTTTCAGCCGGGTCGGGGTAATTTATGTGACAGTGTCACAGAAGATCAGCCCGCTCCATCACAGAGCCTGCTTGATGGGATGATCAAAGATAAGTCTTTGCCGGCTTATGAGGAAAAAAATTCCCCGCAAAATGCGCCCGAATGGCATGTCATCATCCGGTATGCTCTTTCCGGCCAGAATGTCGGTCCATGGCTTTTGAGCGATATGCGTTTGCACATTGCTCCCAAATTTGCAGATTCCCATGTCTGGTTGATCGACAAAGGTAAAGGGGTGGCGGGGGACATTGAAAATGGTCTTCCCCGATCTGTGCCGCTGCTTTCGTTGCATGACAGACAGAACACTGTCTTTTCCGATATGTCGCGTAGTGGGGAACATTCCGCATACGGGTATGTTGCGTTGACAGATCAAACTGGTTTTCTGCTGGGTCTGTCAGAGGGAAGAAATCATTTCGCCGCCTACCGGGTTTTCATATCACGGGTGGGAGAATTTCTGCTGCTGGTGCTGTGCGGTCTGCTGGCTGTCTGGATCGCCACCGATCTGAGCGTTACCAGACCCCTGCGACGGTTCACGCATCGCGTGATGCAGTGGCGCACCATGGATATCGAGGATGTCAGCAAAGATCTGCCGCTTCCTTCTGAGCTTCGTGCCTTGTCTGACACATTTGATCAGGCGGTTATTGCCGTCAGACAAAGGGAAAATGAGCTGACCACAGTTCATAAACAGCAAGAATTGCTGATGATGGAAATTCATCATCGGGTCAAAAATAACCTGCAAATCATTGCCTCCCTGCTTAATCTCCAGTCATCCCGCATTCGCCTGCCTCAGGCGAAGGCGGAGTTTCAATCGGCGCGTGATCGCGTGCGGGCGCTCGCGACGTTACACCGGCATCTTTATACGCAGGGAGAATTACAGGCGATCAATATGCGCAGCTTCCTGAATGAGTTGTGTGAGCAGCTGTTTCAGGCATTCGGGGAAGTGCCGGGTGAGCGCATCAACCTGCATATCGAGGCGCCGGAGGTGCGTATGACCAGTGACCAGGCTGTGCCTTTGGCCCTGATTGTCACTGAAGTCGTCAGCAATGCCGTCAAATATGCTTTTCCTGACCAGCGGAAAGGGAGCGTTCTGGTGCGTCTGACAGTCGAGAATGACGATGTCTGTCTGGTCATTCAGGATGATGGGGTCGGCCTCAACACTGCGCCCGTCAAAGTGGAGGCAGATATGCGTGATGGGCTGGGACGGCAGTTGATAAAGGGCTTTTCCCGTCAGCTTGGTGCTGCTCTGGATGTCTCGGCAGAGGGCGGCACACGCTATGAGTTGCGGGTCAGGCTACGCAATCACGGGCGCAGATACTCTGCCTCGGAGGAGGCTGATCTATCGGTAGAGGATGATGAGAGCTAA
- the panC gene encoding pantoate--beta-alanine ligase, which produces MHLARTLPTLQQAVHQLRHAGKRIAFVPTMGALHEGHQSLVRAAIAQDYAVVTSVFVNPTQFGPSEDLARYPRDEKGDIAILERTGCSIAWLPDVDTMYPPGDATGFVMGGPALGWEGARRPGHFNGVAQVVAKLFGQVRPDAAFFGEKDWQQLQVIRRLTADLLLPVAIHGVPTQREEDGLAMSSRNRFLSPEERAIAPLLFRTLLQAGHALSSSPDAEEICKNAIAALNGQGFDVDYFALIEGSSLSSIAILPEGDDWRLITAARLGSVRLLDNLGRAELARFRA; this is translated from the coding sequence ATGCATCTTGCCCGCACCCTGCCCACCTTGCAGCAGGCTGTCCATCAGTTGCGCCATGCCGGAAAGCGCATCGCCTTCGTGCCGACCATGGGGGCGCTCCATGAAGGCCATCAATCACTGGTCCGGGCCGCAATCGCGCAGGATTATGCGGTCGTCACATCCGTCTTTGTAAATCCGACACAGTTCGGGCCCTCAGAGGATCTGGCACGCTATCCTCGCGATGAGAAAGGCGATATCGCCATACTCGAACGCACGGGCTGCTCCATTGCCTGGCTGCCGGATGTGGACACCATGTACCCGCCCGGAGATGCGACCGGCTTTGTCATGGGCGGTCCTGCTCTGGGGTGGGAAGGCGCCAGACGTCCCGGTCATTTCAACGGGGTCGCGCAGGTTGTCGCGAAGCTGTTCGGTCAGGTGCGCCCGGATGCCGCTTTTTTCGGCGAAAAAGACTGGCAGCAATTACAGGTGATCCGTCGCCTGACGGCTGATCTTCTGCTGCCGGTTGCAATCCATGGCGTGCCGACACAACGGGAAGAAGACGGGCTGGCCATGTCATCGCGCAATCGCTTTCTCTCTCCTGAGGAACGCGCAATTGCCCCCTTGCTGTTCAGGACATTGTTGCAGGCCGGGCATGCCTTATCCTCCTCCCCTGATGCAGAGGAAATCTGCAAGAACGCAATTGCGGCGTTGAACGGACAGGGCTTCGATGTCGATTATTTTGCTCTGATCGAGGGCAGCTCCCTCTCTTCCATCGCCATTTTGCCGGAGGGAGATGACTGGCGGCTGATCACCGCTGCGCGTCTTGGTTCCGTCCGTCTGCTGGACAATCTCGGGCGGGCTGAGCTGGCGCGCTTCAGGGCTTAG
- a CDS encoding sigma-70 family RNA polymerase sigma factor, translating to MKPAPGPGEENQASLSDADQQHGAAELRVQIATLLPELRGYARFLARDRHAADDLVQDAVLRALGALDQFQPDTSLRAWIFTILRNVFYEQARHLRTERRVLEDVGQAGESMGVAFHITEQDQRQDLKDIEKLIWSLSPLLREALMLIGAHGMEYEEAARICGVSAGAMKVRVSRARRILSQAAEYGVSEND from the coding sequence GTGAAACCTGCTCCGGGACCGGGGGAGGAGAATCAGGCGTCGCTGTCGGATGCTGACCAACAGCATGGCGCGGCTGAACTCCGCGTGCAAATAGCAACTTTGTTGCCGGAGTTGCGTGGCTATGCGCGGTTTCTGGCCAGGGACCGTCATGCCGCGGATGATCTGGTGCAGGATGCCGTTCTGCGGGCGCTGGGTGCGCTTGATCAGTTTCAGCCTGATACCAGCCTGAGAGCATGGATTTTCACTATTCTGCGGAATGTTTTTTATGAGCAGGCCCGCCACCTCAGGACAGAGCGCAGGGTGCTGGAAGATGTCGGGCAGGCCGGAGAGAGCATGGGCGTTGCCTTCCATATAACGGAACAGGATCAGCGTCAGGATCTGAAAGATATCGAAAAGCTGATCTGGTCGTTATCACCACTGCTGCGGGAAGCATTGATGCTGATCGGGGCCCATGGAATGGAGTATGAGGAGGCTGCCAGAATCTGTGGAGTTTCGGCCGGGGCCATGAAGGTCCGCGTCTCTCGTGCCCGGCGGATTTTGAGCCAGGCGGCAGAATATGGGGTCAGTGAGAATGATTAA
- a CDS encoding response regulator yields MQSLSRDELLQALPYARRYARALAGNQEKGDALVASSLRQALTAAESRYPQDNARFGLYHWVTQQFSAEAPSDHGPLSIQQRQSLLLSHLEEVPVEAIGPIMGLSKDQAASLLADARSNLRNAASANVLIIEDEPIIAMDIEELVQSCGHHVVGLAASEQEAVEMALKHRPGLILADINLGKGGDGMQAVSRILAHHQAPVIFVTAYPERLLTGEHTEPAFVITKPFEPMTLAITTYQAVTGGVSLG; encoded by the coding sequence ATGCAGAGCCTGTCCCGCGATGAATTGCTTCAAGCCCTGCCCTATGCACGCCGTTACGCCAGAGCGCTGGCCGGAAATCAGGAAAAAGGCGATGCCCTTGTTGCCTCCAGCCTGCGGCAGGCATTGACCGCTGCAGAGTCGCGTTATCCACAGGATAATGCCCGTTTCGGGCTGTATCATTGGGTCACACAGCAGTTTTCTGCCGAAGCCCCATCAGATCATGGGCCGCTTTCGATCCAGCAGCGGCAGAGTCTTCTTCTTTCCCATCTGGAGGAAGTTCCGGTGGAGGCGATCGGACCGATTATGGGCCTGAGCAAGGATCAGGCGGCCTCCCTGTTGGCGGATGCGCGCAGCAATCTGCGTAATGCCGCTTCGGCCAATGTTTTGATTATCGAGGATGAGCCGATTATCGCGATGGATATTGAAGAGCTGGTGCAAAGCTGCGGCCATCATGTCGTCGGGCTGGCAGCCTCGGAGCAGGAAGCCGTGGAGATGGCCCTGAAACACCGTCCCGGCCTGATTCTGGCCGATATCAACCTTGGCAAGGGTGGAGATGGCATGCAGGCTGTCTCCCGTATTCTGGCGCACCATCAGGCACCGGTGATTTTCGTGACGGCCTATCCGGAGCGTCTGTTGACCGGGGAGCATACGGAACCGGCTTTTGTCATCACCAAACCTTTCGAACCGATGACACTCGCCATTACGACCTATCAGGCAGTGACAGGTGGTGTATCATTGGGGTGA
- a CDS encoding tyrosine-protein phosphatase produces the protein MYAHQQVGTLPRQVSVEAAHNFRDLGGWSTRLGGKVRFGRVFRSAAIPADRDNIAPEIAALNLKAVCDFRSESESAVSDSVFTHLPGVTVHRLPINPAVGGSIIELLTRGAQTGEDISHLLRRAYIAYALEWGPSYRGMFDLLLQNDIPLLLHCSIGKDRTGFGAALILRAVGVRWDDILEDYLATNQLWEPDQQLLDRVPRHARATLLNAHEEMLHAAFEAIRLEYGSIERYFERALGLTALSREKLCDLLVS, from the coding sequence ATGTACGCACATCAACAGGTCGGCACACTTCCGCGTCAGGTAAGCGTGGAAGCAGCCCATAATTTTCGCGATCTGGGAGGATGGTCGACCCGTCTGGGCGGGAAGGTTCGTTTCGGACGCGTATTCCGCTCAGCCGCCATTCCCGCCGATCGGGACAACATTGCCCCCGAGATCGCGGCACTGAACCTGAAAGCCGTCTGCGACTTCCGGAGCGAGAGTGAAAGCGCGGTGTCCGATTCGGTTTTTACGCACCTTCCAGGCGTTACCGTTCATCGTCTGCCCATCAACCCGGCCGTCGGCGGCTCCATTATCGAGCTGCTGACGCGCGGGGCGCAGACAGGCGAGGATATCAGCCACCTTCTGCGCCGGGCCTATATCGCCTACGCGCTGGAATGGGGACCGAGCTATCGCGGCATGTTCGACCTGCTGTTGCAGAATGATATTCCCCTGCTGCTTCACTGCAGCATCGGCAAGGACCGCACAGGCTTCGGCGCCGCGCTGATCCTCCGCGCAGTCGGGGTCCGCTGGGACGATATTCTGGAAGATTACCTCGCCACCAACCAGCTATGGGAACCGGACCAGCAATTACTGGACCGTGTTCCACGCCATGCCCGCGCCACCCTCCTCAACGCTCATGAAGAGATGCTGCACGCGGCTTTCGAGGCCATTCGTCTGGAATATGGCTCTATCGAACGGTATTTCGAGCGTGCGCTGGGCCTGACCGCCCTCAGCCGCGAAAAACTCTGCGATCTTCTGGTTTCCTGA
- a CDS encoding sigma-70 family RNA polymerase sigma factor, producing the protein MATESFHDQVIAILPKLRVQALFLTRNRAVAEDLVQDAVCNALSASESFVPGTNFAAWMHRILRNRFISNLRKRRDITDIDDVPASFFATDAAHEDRLALKELGKAMERLPVDQREALVMVVIHGMSYEDLAEATGCAVGTAKSRVFRARRQLEAWLMGEDRSEAARDGKVSRIATKKAATAQHDLRGLQAQ; encoded by the coding sequence ATGGCGACCGAGAGCTTCCACGATCAAGTGATAGCTATTCTGCCGAAACTGCGGGTTCAGGCACTGTTTCTGACCAGGAATCGGGCAGTGGCTGAGGATCTGGTGCAGGATGCGGTTTGCAATGCACTGTCCGCCAGCGAGAGCTTCGTTCCAGGAACCAATTTTGCAGCCTGGATGCATCGAATCTTGCGCAACCGATTTATTTCCAATCTCCGCAAACGCCGCGATATCACGGATATTGATGACGTGCCGGCATCATTTTTTGCAACAGACGCAGCCCATGAGGACCGTCTGGCGCTGAAGGAACTTGGCAAGGCAATGGAGCGCCTTCCGGTTGATCAGCGTGAGGCGCTCGTCATGGTCGTCATCCACGGCATGAGCTATGAAGACCTCGCCGAGGCAACCGGTTGCGCTGTGGGGACTGCTAAAAGCCGCGTTTTCCGGGCGCGCCGTCAGCTGGAGGCCTGGCTGATGGGTGAAGACCGCTCCGAAGCCGCCCGCGACGGGAAAGTATCCCGTATTGCGACGAAGAAGGCGGCTACTGCACAACATGATTTGCGTGGTTTACAGGCACAATGA
- a CDS encoding alpha-1,4-glucan--maltose-1-phosphate maltosyltransferase, which yields MQVLDQIAKPVSQHMTGAKAVTLARLPALPALEREEDWQSTLHRMVQFRQDGFTHVVVTAHFAADAGGISVPLLSSLIRQARAADIGVILGIDTGDLDALPSLSPILDTLDGLLIGGLQDASSAAIRHFTDLASREGRLLIGDMAGTPIHRLQDFEQTGLTHVLSSYPWWDGIGIWFWRELAALQRIAAVIHPLPEHDDDTRFIFQAELAAILGTGLSVTASWGQADDQASARNIALRQANDRAHFLARFSRSAVLISAPGAELIACLRSGTDGSGRLLLVNTSTTSSVTPPADLLAASRTALSLRNPVPITISPLGTVDIEVSPAPPIVERASLSVIDSALNASHWARIAIENVSPAVNDGDFPARRTVGETVTVEADILCEGHDVQAVSVLWRAKDETGWHESRMQPLGNDRWQGSFPLTRLGDHVFCIEAWRDEFGTYREELRKKYEAGNDITLELQEGRLLVERLIEGHADVPDGLKALTYADDQATRAALLAPGTAEHLASLDPRPFRTRSAFYPVEAERQAARFASWYEIFPRSMSDDPERHGTFRDVEKHLPRIRDMGFDVLYFPPIHPIGRQNRKGRNNTLTPSDTDPGSPYAIGSEVGGHDALHPELGTLEDFRHLRDEAARHGLELALDFAVQCSPDHPWLKQHPGWFAWRPDGTIKYAENPPKKYQDIVNVDFYSDKAIPDLWVALYHVVMMWVTEGVRIFRVDNPHTKPFPFWQWLIAEIRKTHPDTLFLAEAFTRPKIMYRLAKIGFSQSYTYFTWRNSKAELAEYLQELIGTSTREFFRPNFFVNTPDINPTFLQTSGRPGFRIRAALAATLSGLWGVYSGFELCEGRALPGKEEYAESEKYEIKAWDWDRPGNIVDDIRVLNRLRRDNPALQSHLTVRFLTAWNDAVLFYEKATPDRQNVLLIAVTVDPFNAQETDIEIPLWLWNLPDHGSLVMEDLISGDDFIWTGKIQHIRLDPWTRPYAIWRARSAI from the coding sequence ATGCAAGTTCTGGATCAGATCGCCAAGCCAGTCAGTCAACATATGACAGGGGCAAAAGCCGTCACCCTGGCTCGCCTCCCGGCCCTCCCAGCGCTGGAGCGGGAGGAGGACTGGCAGAGCACCCTGCACCGGATGGTCCAATTCAGGCAGGACGGATTTACCCATGTCGTGGTAACGGCCCACTTTGCGGCAGATGCGGGCGGGATCAGTGTTCCCCTTCTCAGTAGCCTGATACGACAGGCGCGTGCGGCAGACATTGGCGTCATTTTGGGTATCGACACTGGTGATCTGGATGCTCTGCCATCTCTTTCTCCCATTCTGGACACGCTGGACGGCCTCCTGATTGGCGGATTGCAGGACGCCTCATCGGCAGCAATCCGTCATTTCACCGACTTGGCATCTCGGGAAGGCAGGCTGCTGATCGGGGATATGGCCGGAACACCTATTCATCGTCTTCAGGATTTCGAGCAGACAGGCCTGACCCATGTTCTTTCATCCTATCCTTGGTGGGATGGGATCGGGATATGGTTCTGGCGGGAACTGGCTGCCCTGCAACGGATTGCCGCGGTGATTCATCCGCTGCCGGAGCATGACGATGATACCCGCTTTATCTTTCAGGCTGAACTGGCGGCCATCCTGGGCACCGGTCTGTCGGTGACGGCTTCATGGGGGCAGGCGGATGATCAGGCTTCCGCCCGCAATATCGCCCTCCGTCAGGCCAATGATCGGGCGCATTTTCTGGCCAGGTTCAGTCGTAGCGCCGTGCTGATCAGTGCGCCCGGTGCAGAATTGATCGCGTGCCTGCGCAGCGGAACTGATGGGTCGGGACGTCTCCTGCTGGTAAATACCAGCACGACATCGAGTGTCACCCCTCCCGCTGATCTGCTGGCCGCGTCCCGCACAGCGCTTTCCCTGCGCAATCCTGTTCCGATCACCATCAGCCCGCTCGGCACGGTGGACATCGAGGTTTCGCCCGCTCCTCCCATTGTCGAGAGGGCGTCGCTTTCCGTCATCGACTCAGCATTGAATGCCAGCCATTGGGCACGGATTGCCATTGAAAATGTCAGCCCCGCTGTGAATGACGGAGACTTTCCCGCCCGACGCACCGTCGGTGAAACCGTCACAGTGGAAGCGGATATTCTCTGCGAAGGCCATGACGTTCAGGCAGTCAGCGTATTATGGCGCGCAAAGGATGAAACCGGCTGGCATGAAAGCCGGATGCAGCCGCTGGGCAATGATCGGTGGCAGGGTTCCTTCCCCCTGACCAGGCTGGGAGACCATGTCTTCTGTATCGAGGCATGGCGAGATGAATTCGGCACCTATCGCGAGGAACTGCGCAAAAAATACGAAGCCGGAAACGACATCACACTGGAGCTTCAGGAAGGAAGATTACTGGTCGAGCGCCTGATCGAGGGACACGCTGATGTCCCGGATGGCCTGAAAGCCCTTACCTATGCCGATGATCAAGCCACACGGGCTGCTCTGCTGGCACCCGGCACGGCAGAGCATCTGGCTTCCCTTGATCCTCGTCCATTCCGGACACGCTCAGCCTTTTATCCTGTCGAAGCAGAGCGGCAGGCGGCACGTTTTGCAAGCTGGTACGAAATATTCCCACGCTCCATGAGCGATGATCCGGAGCGCCATGGCACCTTCCGGGATGTAGAAAAACATCTGCCCCGTATCCGCGATATGGGCTTTGATGTGCTGTATTTCCCTCCGATCCATCCCATTGGTCGGCAAAACCGCAAAGGGCGCAATAATACCCTGACACCTTCGGATACCGATCCCGGCAGCCCCTATGCCATCGGATCGGAGGTGGGCGGCCATGACGCCCTTCATCCTGAACTGGGAACACTGGAGGATTTCCGGCATCTGCGCGATGAGGCCGCAAGACACGGGCTGGAATTGGCATTGGATTTCGCGGTGCAGTGTTCCCCCGACCACCCATGGCTGAAACAGCATCCAGGCTGGTTCGCATGGCGCCCGGATGGCACGATCAAATATGCTGAAAATCCGCCCAAAAAATATCAGGACATCGTCAATGTCGATTTTTACAGCGACAAGGCGATACCTGATTTATGGGTTGCCCTCTATCATGTAGTCATGATGTGGGTAACGGAGGGTGTCAGGATCTTCCGCGTGGATAATCCACACACGAAACCGTTTCCCTTCTGGCAATGGTTGATTGCGGAAATACGTAAAACCCACCCCGACACGCTGTTTCTGGCCGAGGCATTTACCCGGCCCAAAATTATGTATCGTCTGGCGAAAATCGGTTTTTCCCAGTCCTACACTTACTTTACCTGGCGCAATAGCAAGGCGGAGCTGGCGGAGTATTTGCAGGAGCTGATCGGCACATCAACGCGGGAATTTTTTAGGCCCAATTTCTTCGTCAATACGCCGGACATCAACCCCACTTTTCTCCAGACATCCGGACGCCCTGGTTTTCGTATCCGTGCTGCACTGGCAGCAACATTATCGGGATTGTGGGGCGTTTACAGTGGATTTGAACTCTGCGAAGGCCGTGCCCTGCCCGGCAAGGAAGAATATGCGGAGTCCGAAAAATACGAGATCAAGGCATGGGACTGGGATCGCCCCGGCAATATCGTCGACGACATTCGCGTGCTCAATCGTCTGCGGCGTGACAATCCGGCGCTTCAATCCCATTTGACGGTGCGGTTTCTGACGGCATGGAATGATGCCGTCCTGTTCTATGAAAAAGCGACTCCCGACCGGCAAAATGTTCTGCTGATTGCGGTGACTGTCGACCCTTTCAATGCTCAGGAAACAGACATCGAAATACCTCTCTGGCTTTGGAATCTTCCCGATCACGGTTCACTTGTGATGGAGGATCTCATCTCCGGCGATGATTTCATCTGGACCGGAAAGATCCAGCATATCCGGCTTGATCCATGGACGCGCCCCTATGCCATCTGGCGCGCCAGATCCGCCATCTGA